One segment of Leptidea sinapis chromosome 33, ilLepSina1.1, whole genome shotgun sequence DNA contains the following:
- the LOC126974723 gene encoding sorting nexin-32 isoform X2 has protein sequence MMDCIEDGSNDPLTAQVSTTSSGDSNVEKKKPTDNMPLADNSLVVDISDALSEKEKVKFTVHTKTTLPEFQKSELLVVRQHEEFVWLHDRYEENEEYAGYIIPPAPPRPDFDASREKLQRLGEGEGALTREEFLKMKEELEDEYLATFKKTVAMHEVFLQRLATHPVFKQDSHLRVFLEYEQDLCAKPRGKMDLLGGLVRSMTTTTDEIFLGATVRDVNDFFEQETSFLQEYYSHLKEAVTKVDRMTAKHKEVADAHIKLSSCITQLATREAPSAERFLTRAADTFDKCRKIEGRMASDQDLKLADTLRYYMRDTHAAKAVLVRRLRCLAAYETANKNLEKARAKNKDVHAAEQAQTEACARFEQLSARAREELIDFRTRRVAAFKKSLIDLAELEIKHARNQQDLFKKSLLILQDCQ, from the exons ATGATG GATTGTATTGAAGATGGCAGCAATGATCCTCTCACAGCCCAAGTTTCGACGACCTCATCAGGAGACTCCAATGTGGAGAAGAAAAAACCAACAGACAACATGCCTCTGGCTGACAATAGTTTGGTG GTAGATATATCAGATGCTCTAAGTGAAAAAGAAAAAGTGAAATTCACTGTGCACACAAAGACAACACTACCAGAGTTTCAGAAGTCTGAGCTGCTGGTTGTACGGCAGCATGAGGAATTTGTCTGGCTACACGATAGATACGAGGAGAATGAGGAGTATGCTGGCTATATT ATACCGCCCGCACCACCTCGACCAGACTTCGACGCGTCGAGGGAGAAACTACAGAGACTGGGAGAAGGAGAGGGCGCTCTCACACGAGAAGAGTTTCTGAAGATGAAGGAGGAGTTGGAAGA TGAATACCTGGCGACATTCAAGAAGACAGTGGCTATGCACGAGGTGTTTCTTCAGCGTTTGGCAACACACCCGGTGTTCAAACAAGATTCGCACCTCCGCGTGTTTCTTGAGTATGAGCAGGACTTGTGCGCGAAGCCCAGAGGGAAAATGGACCTCCTTGGTGGGCtg GTTCGTTCCATGACCACAACGACGGATGAAATATTTCTGGGTGCAACTGTTCGGGATGTGAATGATTTCTTTGAGCAAGAGACCTCATTCCTGCAGGAGTACTACTCGCATCTCAAAGAAGCAGTCACTAAGGTTGACCGAATGACAGCGAAGCATAAAG AAGTAGCAGATGCTCATATTAAGCTGTCGTCGTGTATCACTCAGCTGGCCACGAGAGAGGCGCCATCTGCCGAGAGGTTCCTCACCAGAGCCGCAGACACCTTCGACAAGTGTCGG AAAATCGAGGGTCGCATGGCGTCAGATCAGGACTTGAAGTTGGCCGATACTCTCAGATACTACATGAGAGATACCCACGCGGCGAAGGCGGTGCTTGTTAGAAGACTCAG ATGCCTCGCGGCGTACGAGACGGCCAACAAAAACCTGGAAAAAGCACGCGCCAAGAACAAGGATGTGCATGCT GCAGAACAAGCTCAGACGGAGGCGTGCGCTCGTTTCGAGCAGCTGTCAGCTCGCGCCAGGGAAGAGCTGATAGACTTCCGCACCAGGCGTGTCGCTGCCTTCAAGAAAAG TTTGATTGATCTGGCCGAATTGGAAATAAAACATGCACGCAACCAACAAGACTTATTCAAGAAATCCCTGCTGATACTGCAAGATTGTCAATAG
- the LOC126974723 gene encoding sorting nexin-32 isoform X1, which yields MMDCIEDGSNDPLTAQVSTTSSGDSNVEKKKPTDNMPLADNSLVVDISDALSEKEKVKFTVHTKTTLPEFQKSELLVVRQHEEFVWLHDRYEENEEYAGYIIPPAPPRPDFDASREKLQRLGEGEGALTREEFLKMKEELEDEYLATFKKTVAMHEVFLQRLATHPVFKQDSHLRVFLEYEQDLCAKPRGKMDLLGGLVRSMTTTTDEIFLGATVRDVNDFFEQETSFLQEYYSHLKEAVTKVDRMTAKHKEVADAHIKLSSCITQLATREAPSAERFLTRAADTFDKCRKIEGRMASDQDLKLADTLRYYMRDTHAAKAVLVRRLRCLAAYETANKNLEKARAKNKDVHAPLEVQEAEQAQTEACARFEQLSARAREELIDFRTRRVAAFKKSLIDLAELEIKHARNQQDLFKKSLLILQDCQ from the exons ATGATG GATTGTATTGAAGATGGCAGCAATGATCCTCTCACAGCCCAAGTTTCGACGACCTCATCAGGAGACTCCAATGTGGAGAAGAAAAAACCAACAGACAACATGCCTCTGGCTGACAATAGTTTGGTG GTAGATATATCAGATGCTCTAAGTGAAAAAGAAAAAGTGAAATTCACTGTGCACACAAAGACAACACTACCAGAGTTTCAGAAGTCTGAGCTGCTGGTTGTACGGCAGCATGAGGAATTTGTCTGGCTACACGATAGATACGAGGAGAATGAGGAGTATGCTGGCTATATT ATACCGCCCGCACCACCTCGACCAGACTTCGACGCGTCGAGGGAGAAACTACAGAGACTGGGAGAAGGAGAGGGCGCTCTCACACGAGAAGAGTTTCTGAAGATGAAGGAGGAGTTGGAAGA TGAATACCTGGCGACATTCAAGAAGACAGTGGCTATGCACGAGGTGTTTCTTCAGCGTTTGGCAACACACCCGGTGTTCAAACAAGATTCGCACCTCCGCGTGTTTCTTGAGTATGAGCAGGACTTGTGCGCGAAGCCCAGAGGGAAAATGGACCTCCTTGGTGGGCtg GTTCGTTCCATGACCACAACGACGGATGAAATATTTCTGGGTGCAACTGTTCGGGATGTGAATGATTTCTTTGAGCAAGAGACCTCATTCCTGCAGGAGTACTACTCGCATCTCAAAGAAGCAGTCACTAAGGTTGACCGAATGACAGCGAAGCATAAAG AAGTAGCAGATGCTCATATTAAGCTGTCGTCGTGTATCACTCAGCTGGCCACGAGAGAGGCGCCATCTGCCGAGAGGTTCCTCACCAGAGCCGCAGACACCTTCGACAAGTGTCGG AAAATCGAGGGTCGCATGGCGTCAGATCAGGACTTGAAGTTGGCCGATACTCTCAGATACTACATGAGAGATACCCACGCGGCGAAGGCGGTGCTTGTTAGAAGACTCAG ATGCCTCGCGGCGTACGAGACGGCCAACAAAAACCTGGAAAAAGCACGCGCCAAGAACAAGGATGTGCATGCT CCGTTGGAAGTACAAgag GCAGAACAAGCTCAGACGGAGGCGTGCGCTCGTTTCGAGCAGCTGTCAGCTCGCGCCAGGGAAGAGCTGATAGACTTCCGCACCAGGCGTGTCGCTGCCTTCAAGAAAAG TTTGATTGATCTGGCCGAATTGGAAATAAAACATGCACGCAACCAACAAGACTTATTCAAGAAATCCCTGCTGATACTGCAAGATTGTCAATAG
- the LOC126974743 gene encoding protein dj-1beta-like, translating into MFLILTGKVVNNLFTIKAERFLLHFTRYYSSKMSKSALVILAQGAEEMETVITVDMLRRGGVAVTLAGLDGNSPVLCSRQVTLVPDKSLSDALADTPQYDAVILPGGLEGSDRLSKSTVVGSLLKEHEKSGKIVAAICAAPTAFVAHGVGKGKKITSYPTTKDQITGDYQYIEGERVVVDGNIVTSRGPGTAYWFGLKLIEMLSGKSSADQVEKGMIISGY; encoded by the exons atgtttttaatattgaccGGTAAAGttgttaacaatttatttacaattaaagcCGAACGATTTTTACTACATTTTACCAG aTATTACTCATCAAAAATGTCGAAATCGGCTCTAGTCATTTTGGCACAAGGTGCAGAAGAAATGGAGACGGTCATTACAGTGGATATGTTGCGTAGAGGAGGT gtGGCTGTGACATTGGCTGGATTGGATGGCAACTCTCCCGTGCTCTGCTCGAGACAAGTCACCTTAGTCCCCGATAAGTCACTCTCTGATGCCTTAGCTGATACACCACAGTATGATGCA GTTATATTGCCCGGAGGTCTGGAAGGATCTGACCGTTTATCCAAATCAACAGTTGTTGGATCTCTGCTGAAAGAGCATGAAAAGTCGGGAAAAATTGTGGCTGCTATCTGTGCCg CTCCTACTGCGTTCGTCGCGCACGGCGTCGGTAAGGGTAAGAAAATAACGTCTTATCCGACAACTAAGGACCAAATAACGGGAGATTATCAGTACATTGAGGGGGAGAGAGTCGTCGTTGATGGCAACATTGTGACAAGCAGG ggcCCCGGTACAGCATATTGGTTTGGTTTGAAGTTGATAGAGATGCTGTCGGGCAAATCTTCAGCTGACCAGGTCGAAAAGGGCATGATTATATCCGGATACTAA